One window of the Pyxicephalus adspersus chromosome 5, UCB_Pads_2.0, whole genome shotgun sequence genome contains the following:
- the RIOK3 gene encoding serine/threonine-protein kinase RIO3, producing the protein MEQGGIIAPEARPSPWGLPAKPVNQCSLAEVMSEELAKELQLEEERNVLPEEVLADEGAFLTSENIDTSSDAVLAQMLQMQFDKEFDAQLRREEKKFNGDSKVSISFENYRKVHPSEDSDSSEDDEVDWQDTRHDPYKADKPTTTPKKGFIGKGKDITTKHDEVVCGRKNTARMENFVPEFQVGDGIGMDLKLSNQVFNVLKQHSISEQRKSARVHDKKEVSTAEKVVDPKTRLLLYKMVNAGVLETINGCVSTGKESVVFHASGGSVEEQEVPAECAIKVFKTTLNEFKNRDKYIKDDYRFKDRFSKLNPRKIIRMWAEKEKHNLKRMEKAGIPCPEVVMLKKHVLVMSFIGKDQMPAPTLKEAKLGIEDSKAAYYQVLAVMKQLYDQCNLVHADLSEYNMLWHDGKVWLIDVSQSVEPTHPHGLEFLYRDCRNVSQFFQKCGVAETPNERELFNLVSGLNIASDNQVDFLAEIEALEKMNEDHVQNHAKKVATFQKDDDGPPRIYDE; encoded by the exons ATGGAGCAAGGGGGAATCATCGCACCTGAAGCCCGGCCG aGCCCTTGGGGTTTACCAGCAAAGCCTGTGAATCAGTGCTCATTGGCAGAAGTCATGAGCGAAGAGCTGGCCAAGGAGCTGCAGCTAGAGGAAGAGAGAAATGTGTTACCAGAGGAAGTGCT TGCCGATGAAGGTGCTTTCCTAACCAGTGAGAACATTGATACATCAAGTGATGCTGTGTTGGCGCAGATGTTGCAGATGCAGTTTGATAAAGAGTTTGATGCCCAACTTCGAAGAGAGGAGAAGAAATTTAATGGGGACAGTAAAG TCTCCATTTCATTTGAAAACTATCGCAAGGTGCATCCAAGTGAAGATAGTGACAGCTCCGAGGATGATGAAGTTGATTGGCAGGATACACGCCATGATCCATATAAAGCTG ATAAGCCAACCACCACCcctaaaaaaggatttattggtaAAGGTAAAGACATTACAACCAAACATGATGAAGTAGTCTGCGGCAGAAAGAATACAGCTCGGATGGAGAAT TTTGTCCCAGAGTTTCAAGTTGGTGATGGAATTGGAATGGATTTGAAGTTGTCCAATCAAGTTTTTAATGTGTTAAAGCAACACTCAATCTCTGAACAGCGCAAGAGTGCCAGAGTGCATGACAAAAAAGAAGTTTCAACAGCT GAAAAAGTGGTGGACCCAAAGACTAGACTGCTTTTGTATAAAATGGTGAATGCTGGAGTTCTGGAAACTATTAATGGATGTGTGAGCACTGGAAAAGAATCTGTTGTGTTTCATGCAAGTGGAGGAAG cgTGGAAGAACAAGAAGTACCTGCTGAATGCGCCATCAAGGTATTCAAGACAACTCTAAATGAATTTAAGAACAGAGACAAATATATCAAGGATGATTACAGGTTCAAGGATCGCTTCAGCAAATTAAATCCACGCAAGATCATCAGAATGtgggcagaaaaagaaaagcataacCTGAAAAG aatgGAGAAAGCTGGCATTCCTTGTCCAGAGGTTGTTATGTTAAAGAAGCATGTTTTGGTCATGTCTTTTATTGGGAAGGATCAAATGCCTGCTCCCACCCTTAAAGAAGCTAAGCTTGGTATTGAAGATTCCAAAGCTGCTTATTACCAAGTTCTTGCT gtaatGAAGCAGCTCTATGACCAGTGTAATCTAGTTCATGCTGATCTGAGTGAATATAACATGCTTTGGCATGatgggaag gtGTGGCTGATTGATGTAAGTCAGTCAGTTGAGCCTACACATCCACATGGACTGGAAtttctgtacagggactgcaggaATGTGTCACAG TTTTTCCAGAAGTGTGGTGTTGCTGAGACTCCTAATGAACGTGAACTCTTTAATTTGGTCTCTGGGCTGAATATTGCCTCTGATAATCAAGTGGATTTCCTGGCAGAG